DNA sequence from the Vicinamibacterales bacterium genome:
GGTGTCGTCGTCCATTGCCGGCAGGTCGTCGTGCACGAGCGAGTAGGTGTGGATCAGTTCGAGGGCGCAGGCGGCGGGAAGGGACAAGGCGCGGGCCTCGTCCGCATGGAGCCCGTGCGCGCGGCCGGCGGCTTCCGCCGCGGCGAGCGCGAGGATCGGCCGCAGCCGCTTGCCGCCGGCGAAGAGGCTGTACCGCATCGCCTCGCCGACCCGCGCCGGACAGGCGGGCGCGGAGGGCAGGAACCGTTCGAGCGCCGCGTCGACGTCGTTGCGCCGCGCCTCGAGCCAGCCGCGCAGATCGCCGGCCGGGTTCGCCGCGTCGTGCGAAGGGGCGCTCACCGCGATCGGTCGTCGCCGGCAAGCGAGGCCGGCGCCGGCTTGATCTCGCCGCGGTCGTTCAGAATCTCGACGCGCCGCTCGGCTTCCTCCAGCTTGGCATGGCAGAAGCGGGAGAGCGCCACGCCGCGCTCGAACAGCGCCAGCGATTTCTCCAGCGCGAGGTCGCCGTCTTCGAGCGTCTTCACGATCGTCTCGAGCTCCGCGATCGCCGACTCGAAATCCTTGATTGTGGGGTCCATCGTGTCACTCCGGCGAACGCCGTTCGACGGTCGCCGCGATCTCGCCGCTCGCCAGCGTGATTTGCACCGTCTCGCCCGGACTGACGGACGCCGCGCTGCGGACGATCGCCGTCTTGTCGGCGTTCCAGCAGACAGCATAGCCCCGGCCGAGCACCGCGAGGGGGCTGAGATTCTCGAGCCGGCCGGCGAGCGCCCGGAAACGGGCGTCGGCGCGGTGGCGGTCGCGCCCCGCGGCGGCGGTCAATCTGCCGCGGCCGGCGGTCAGGCGCGCGCGCATGGACGCGAGGTGGCGGGCGAGATCGCGCTGCTCGAGGCGCTGCCGCAGCAGCCGGTACGACCGCGCGCGCCCGTCGAGCGAGGCGCGGACCGCATGCCGCAGCGCATGCGTCAGCTCGGCCGCGTGCCGGCCGCGCAGCGCCAGGCGGGCGTGGAATCCGGCCAGTCCGCGGCGGCTGCCGAGCACATGGACGGTGGTCCGGCGCCGCTGCAGGTCGGCTCTCGCCGCTGCGTCGAGCCGGCCGGTCAGCCGCTCGATCCGGCTGCAGAATTCATCCTTCGCCGCCACGACCATCTCGGCGGCGGCCGACGGCGTCGGCGCGCGCAGGTCGGCGACGAAATCCGCGATCGTCACGTCGGTCTCATGCCCCACCGCCGACACCACCGGAACCGGCGAGCGGACGATGGCGCGGGCCACGCGCTCTTCGTTGAAGGCCCAGAGATCCTCGATCGACCCGCCGCCGCGGCCGACGATGATCACGTCCACGCCGGGCTCACGCGCGATCATGCGCAGCGCCGTCGCCACGTCCGCCGCCGCGTCGTCCCCCTGCACCCGCGCCGGACGAATCAGCACGCTCGCGTTGGGGGCCCGGCGCCGCAGCACCTTGAGAATGTCGCGCAGCGCCGCGCCGTCGAGCGAGGTCACGATGCCGATGCGCCGGGGGAGCGCCGGCAGCGGCCGCTTGCGCGCGCGGTCGAAGAGCCCTTCGGCCTGCAGCTTTTTCTTCAATTGATCGAACGCGAGCTGCAGCGCGCCGAGCCCGTGCGGCTCCATGTGCTCGCAGACGATCTGGTATTCCCCCTTCGGCTCGTAGACGCTGAGCCGCCCGCGCGCGACGACGTGCAGGCCGTCTTCGGGCTTGAAGCGCAGGTAGCGCACGGCGGTCCGGAACATCACCGCCTTGATCTGCGCGGCGCCGTCCTTGAGGGTGAAATACATGTGGCCGGTATTCCACACCTTGCAGTTGGAGATCTCCCCTTCGATCCACACCTCGCCGAACGTGCTCTCGACGAGGGCGCGGATGCCGGAGGTCAACTCGCTGACGGTGTAGACGCGGCGGACCGGCGGCGGCGCCGCCTCGCGCACCGGTTCGTCTTCCTCCTCGAACGGGATGTCGAACAGGTCCATTACCGTCCCGCGGTCTGCGGCGCCAGCGCGTCGACGTCGGCGGTGGAGAGCGTCAGCCGCTGGATCGAGGTCGCGCGGCCGGTGGCGAGATCGGCGGTGACGATCACGCCGTTCAGGCGGCCCGGCCCGGTCGCCGACTCGAACTTCGCCGGCAGGCCGGTGACGAACCGCGACAGCGCGATCTCCGTGGTCACGCCGATGATCGAGTCGTGCGGCCCGGTCATGCCCGCGTCGGTGAGATAGGCGGTGCCCTTGGGGAGGATGCGCTCGTCGGCGGTCTGCACGTGCGTGTGGGTGCCGAAGACGCCGGTGACGCGGCCGTCGAGGTGCCAGCCCATGGCGATTTTCTCGGAGGTCGCCTCGGCGTGGAAGTCGACGATGATGACGCGCGCCTTGGCGCGGAGCGCGTCGATCTCCCGCAGCACGACGGCGAACGGATCGTCGAGCGGCTGCATGAAGATCCGCCCCATCACGTTGATGACGCCGATGGCTTCGCCGCTGCGGGTGCGGCCCAGATGGCTGCCGCGGCCGGGCGCGGCGGCGGGGAAGTTCGCCGGGCGCAGCAGCTTCGGCTGCCGCGGGATGTAGTCGAGCACTTCCTTCTTGTCCCAGACGTGGTTGCCGGTGGTCATCGCGTCGACGCCGTAGCCGAGGATCGTGTCGGCGATGTCGCCGGTGATCCCGAAGCCGGCGGCGGCGTTCTCGACGTTGGCGATGACGTAGTCCAGCGATTCGCGCTCGATCAGCGCGGGGATGGCGCGGCGCGCGATCTCGCGTCCGGGTTTGCCGAAGATGTCGCCGACGAACAGGATGCGCATGCTAGCGGATCGGGATGCGGATCTGTGCGCCGCGGCGTTCCTCGATCCGCGGCAGCGTGACGCGCAGCTCGCCGGCATTCAGCGTCGCCGCGGCCCGGCCGGCGTCGAAGGCGCCGTCGACGCGGATGGCGCGCGCGAAGCGCCCGAAGGCGCGCTCGGCCATGTGAAAGCCGGCGTCGGCGTGCTCGCAGGTGTGGGGCAGCTTCTGTCCGGCGATCAGCAGCACGCTGTCGGCGAAGACGATGTCGATGTCCGCGGCGCGGACGCCAGGCACGTCGAGGCGAATCTCGAGGCCGCCGGCGGTCTCGAGCACGTCCATCGGCGGCGTGCATTCCGCCGCGGCCCGGGTCTGCTCGAGCAGGCGACGGAGGTGGGAGGGCAGGTCGCGGCGTTCGACGTAGACGCGGGCCATCCGGCGATTTTAGCACTCGCGGCGGAAGGGCCCGAAAATCAGGGGATAATCGTGATATCTTGATATGAGTGTTAGACACGCATATTACGTGCTTGACAAGTGCTCATAGTGGTCGTATACTTGCGTTCGTGATGATTTCTCTCATGAGGAGGACCCCGATGACACTGGTTCGCTGGAATCCCGCTCGCGAGCTGGCGTCGATGGAAATCGACCGGCTCAACCACATGCTGAACGACTTCTACGGCGTGGGCCGTGCCTGGATGCCCGCGGTGGACATCTTCGAGACGAACGACCACGAGTACGTGCTGAAGGCCGAACTGCCCGACACGAAGCGTGAAGACATCAGCGTCACCTTCGAGAACGGCGTGCTGACGCTCACCGGCGAGCGGAAGGCGGAGTTCGACGCCAACCAGGGCACCTATCACCGCAGCGAGCGCGCCTACGGCCGCTTCAGCCGCTCGTTCACGCTGCCCGCGACGGTCGACGCCAATCGCATCAACGCGAGCTACAAGGATGGCGTGCTGACGATCCGCGTCCCGCAGCGCGAGGAAGCGAAGCCGAAGCAGATCACCGTCGACGTCGACGCGCGGTAACCGAGGTTCGAGCATCGAGCATCGAGGGGCGAGGATCGAGGATCGAGAATCGAGGATCGATCGCCCCTCGAACCTCGCCCCCGAACCTCGCTCCTCGTTCATCGGCCATATACTAGGCCCCATGACTGACGAGTCTCAGGGCGTAGACCCCGTCGCCGAGGCGGCGCCGGATCTGGCTCCGGTGATCACCAGCCGTTTTCTGTTCGTCGACGTCGCGGCGCAACGCGCCAAGCAGTTGCGCCGGGGCGCGCTGCCGCGCGTCGAGCGGCATCCCGCCGGACCGCACAAGCTCGAACGCCTCGCCATGGAGGAAGTCCGGCAGCAGGTCATTCAGTACACCGTGCCGCCCGGGTTCCTCGGCAAGGGCACCGTCTGACCTCATCCGGAACTTCTCGGACTCCCCGGGCGTAACTCGCTCCAGGGGAGTCTGCATGTCTGTCCTGCTCGCAGCCGCCGGGCTCGTCTTCACCGCCGCGGCGATCCTTGTCACCTTGGTCGTCGTGGGTTTCTTCGCGAAGCTCGTGCTGAAGCTGCTGCTGTTGCCGCTGCTGCTCGTGAAGTGGCTGGTGGTGTCGATCGTGATGCTGATCGTCGGGCCGATTCTCTTCGTCGTCGGCACGGTCCTGGCGGTGGTGTTCGGCGTCGTGCTCGCGGTTCCCCTGCTGCCGCTGGTTGCGGTCGCCGCGCTGATCTGGCTGCTCGTGCGGCCTCGGCGTCCGGCCGTGGCCTGACGCCCGGGCTCAGCCCACGGTCGGCGGACGCGGCATCGGCAGGCGCGATTCGATCGCCTGCGCCGCGCGGAACAGCGAGGGTTCGTCGAACGGGCGCGCCGTCAACTGCAGTCCCACCGGCAGCCGCTCCGGCGTCAGTCCGCACGGCACGCTGATCGCCGGCAGGCCGGCGAGATTCGCCGCCGCCGTGAACACGTCCGCCAGGTACATCTGCAGCGGGTCTTCCGTCCGTTCTCCCAACCTGAACGCCGTCGTCGGCGACGTCGGCAGCGCGACGGCGTCGACCTCGGCGAACGCGCGATCGTAGTCCTGCCGGATGAGCGCGCGCACCTGCTGCGCTTTCACGTAATACGCGTCGTAATACCCGGCGCTCAGCACGAAGGTGCCGATCATGATGCGCCGCTTCACCTCCGCGCCGAACCGCGCGCGGCTCCGATAGTAGACGTCGTGCAGCGTGGCGCTGTCGGCCCGGGTGCCGTAGCGGACGCCGTCGAAGCGCGCCAGGTTCGAGCTGGCTTCGGCATTGGCGACCAGGTAATAGACGGGGATGGCCAGCGACGCGTGCGGCAGCGTGACGTCCCGCACCACGGCGCCTGCCGCTTCCAGCGCGCGTACGCCGGCGTCGAACGCGCCGCGCACGCCCGGCTCGACCCCCTGCGCGAGCAGCGCGCTTGGGACGCCGACGCGCAGTCCGCTCAGATCGCCGTCCAGGCGCTCGGCATAGTCGGGCACCGGATTCGCGGCAGTGGTCGAGTCCCGCGGATCCGCGCCGGCGATGACGCCGAACAGCGCGGCGAGATCACGCGTCGAGCGCGCCATCGGACCGATCTGATCGAGCGACGAGCCGAAGGCGATGAGCCCGTAGCGTGAGACGCGGCCGTAGGTCGGTTTCAACCCGAGCACGCCGCAGAGCGCCGCCGGCTGGCGGATCGAGCCGCCGGTCTCGGATCCCAGCGCCAGCGGCACCATCCCTGCCGCGACCGCCACGGCGGACCCGCCGCTCGATCCGCCCGGAATGCGATCGTCCGCCCAGGGATTGCGCGTCGGTCCGAACGCGGAGTGCTCGGTCGACGAGCCCATCGCGAACTCGTCGCAGTTGGTCTTGCCGATCACCACGGCTCCGGCACGTTCCAGCCGCTCGACGACGGCGGCGGAGTACGGGGGCACGTAGCTCTCGAGCACGCGCGAGGCCGCGGTCGTGCGAACGCCGGCGGTGCAGATGTTGTCCTTGAGCGCGACCGGCACGCCCAGCAGCGGCGCGTTTGCCGGACGATCGCGGTCCAGCGCCTCCGCCCGAGCCAGCGCCCCGGCTTCATCCACGTGCAGGAACGCGTGCAGCCGTGCATCGGTTCGTGCGATTCTGGCCAGTGCGTCGCGGCAGACCTCAACCGCGGACAGGGTGCCGGCCGCGACAGCGGCGCGAATCTCGCAAGCGTTGTCCGGCAGGCTCACGAGCCGATCACCCGCGGCACCTTGAACAGGCCCGCGGCGCGGTCGGCGGCGGGGGCCTGGCTGAGGACGAGGTCACGGTCGAGCGATTGGACCGGGACGTCTTCGCGCATGCGCGGCGCGGCGGCCGCGGCGGGTGCCGCAGCCGGGGACGTGTCGACCTGCTGAACCTGGTCGGCATAGGCGAGAATCGCCGTCAGCTGCTGCGCGAAGCGCGCCGTTTCCTCGGCGGTCAGCTCGAGGCGCGCCAGCGTCGCGATCCGCTCGACGTCGGCGGAGGTGAGGATATCGGACATGCCCAGCAATTCTATCCGGCCCGCCGCGGTCGCGGGCACGTGGTATCCGGGCAGCGCGGGCGCGCTCGTGCGCGACGTCGATGAGTATGTCGCGGCAGCGGGCGCCGCGCCGCGCGGCACCGTCCACGGGATCATCGCGCCGCACGCCGGCCTGATGTTCTCGGGACCGGTCGGCGCTCATGCGTACAAGGCCGCCGCCGCCGCCGGCCCCTTCGACACCGTCGTCCTGCTGGGCCCGTCGCATTTCGTCGGCTTCGACGGGATCGCGGTGTATCCGTCCGGCGCGTTCGACACGCCAATCGGCCCGGCTCCCATCGACGCCGCCCTGGCGCAGGAGATCCTCGACGCGTCTCCGGTGGTGCAGGCGCTGCCGCAGGCGCACGGCCGCGAGCATTCGCTCGAGATGCAGCTGCCGTTCGTGCGAAGGCTGCTGCCGGACGCGGCCATCGTGCCGCTGCTGATGGCGTATCAGACCCGCGAGACGATCGAGGCCTGCGCCGACGTGCTGGCACGGATCGGCGCCGGCCGGCGCGTACTGCTCGTCGCCAGCACCGATCTCTCGCACTACCTGCCGGCGCGCGCCGCGATGGAACACGACGCGCGGGTGCAGGACTGCGTCCGCGCGTTCGATCCCGAGCGGCTCCTCGGTCTCTTCGAGCAGTATCCGGAAGGGGAGCGCGGGCGTTTCGTGGCCTGCGGCGGCGGACCGGCGATCGCCGTGATGCTGGCGGCGCGATCGCGCGGCGCGCGGGAGGGGCGCGTCCTGAAATACATGCACTCGGGGGAGATCTCCGGCGACAACAGCGGCGTCGTCGGCTATCTCGCCGCCGCCATGGGGACGTTCAGCGATGTTCACTGAGACGCAGCAGCGCACGCTCGTCGACATCGCGCGCGATGCGGTCCGCGCCGGTGTCGCCGGGCGCCAACCGGACGTGCCCGCAGGGACGGACTATCCCGAAGCGACCGGCGCATTCGTCACGCTGAAGAAGCGCGGCGAGCTGCGCGGCTGCATCGGCACCCTGGAGTGCCGGCGCCCGCTGGCGGAGGAAGTGGCGCGGGTGGCGGTGAGCGCCGCGCTGGAGGATCCGCGGTTTCCTCCGGTGCGTCCCTCGGAGCTCGACGAGCTGGACGTCGAGGTCTCGGTGCTCGGGCCGCTCGAGCCGATCGACCCGTCCGATCCGGCCGCGATCGAGATCGGCCGCCACGGCCTGGTCGTCGAATACGGCGCCCGGCGCGGACTGCTCCTGCCGCAGGTCGCGACGGAGTGGAACATGGATCGCGAGACCTTCCTCGCGCAGACCTGCAACAAGGCCGGTCTGCCGCGCGACTGCTGGCGGCGCGGCGCGACCGTCTACCGCTTCGCCGCCGTCGTCTTCGGCGGCTGAAGCAGGCGCCGCAGCGCGTCGAGGTTCATCCTGTCCAGCGGATCGACGTCGCTGGCGCGGCGCGTCGCCGCGGTGTCGACCTTGGGCGTCTCCAGCAGCATCGGCAGCTTCGCGAAGCGCGGATCGTTGAGGATGCGCCGGAAGGGGTCGAGGCCGAGGCAGCCCTTGCCGATGTGCTCGTGCCGATCGACCCGGCTGCCGCACGGCTTCTTCGAGTCGTTGAGGTGAAACGCTTTCAGGCGGGCGAGCCCGACGATGCGGCCGAACTGGCGGAAGGTCTCGTCGTATCCGGCGGCGCTGGTGATGTCGTAGCCGGCGGCAATGAGGTGACACGTGTCGAGACACACGCCGATGCGGCGCGAGCCGTGCAGCCGCTCGATGATCTCGGCGAGGTGCTCGAACCGGTGCCCGAGATTCGTCCCCTGACCAGCGGTGTGCTCGAGCAGGATGCGGGTGCGCGCGTCGGGACGCGCGTCGAGGATTCGCGCCAGGCCGTCGGCAATCAGCCGCAGCCCCTCGGCTTCCGTGCCGGAGGTGAAGGCCCCGGGGTGCATCACGAGGCCGTCGAGGCCGAGCGCCTCGGCGCGGTCGAGCTCGTCGCACAGCGACTCGATCGAGCGGGCGCGCAGCGCCGGATCGGCGGCGGCGAGATTGATCAAATAGCTGTTGTGCGCGACGACCGGCTTGATGCCCGTCTGCCGCACGCGCCGCTTGAACAGGGCGATCTCGTCGGGCGGCAGCGCCCGCGCCCGCCACTGGCCGGCCGACTTGGTGAAGATCTGCAGCGCCGTACAGCCGCTCGCCTCGGCTCGGTCGACCGCGCGGGGCAGGCCGCCGGCGATGGACAGGTGTGCGCCCAGACGCGGCATCGATAAATGCTACCCTGTGATTTCCATGCGCAAGATGCTTCCGGTCGCGCTCGCCGCGCTGGCGCTGTTCGCGGTGCGGCCGCTGCCGCTCCAGGCGTGGGGCTTCAACGGCCACCGCTTCATCACCGATCGCGCCATTGAACT
Encoded proteins:
- a CDS encoding Hsp20/alpha crystallin family protein, which gives rise to MTLVRWNPARELASMEIDRLNHMLNDFYGVGRAWMPAVDIFETNDHEYVLKAELPDTKREDISVTFENGVLTLTGERKAEFDANQGTYHRSERAYGRFSRSFTLPATVDANRINASYKDGVLTIRVPQREEAKPKQITVDVDAR
- the gatC gene encoding Asp-tRNA(Asn)/Glu-tRNA(Gln) amidotransferase subunit GatC; its protein translation is MSDILTSADVERIATLARLELTAEETARFAQQLTAILAYADQVQQVDTSPAAAPAAAAAPRMREDVPVQSLDRDLVLSQAPAADRAAGLFKVPRVIGS
- the amrA gene encoding AmmeMemoRadiSam system protein A, whose translation is MFTETQQRTLVDIARDAVRAGVAGRQPDVPAGTDYPEATGAFVTLKKRGELRGCIGTLECRRPLAEEVARVAVSAALEDPRFPPVRPSELDELDVEVSVLGPLEPIDPSDPAAIEIGRHGLVVEYGARRGLLLPQVATEWNMDRETFLAQTCNKAGLPRDCWRRGATVYRFAAVVFGG
- a CDS encoding Hsp20/alpha crystallin family protein, whose protein sequence is MARVYVERRDLPSHLRRLLEQTRAAAECTPPMDVLETAGGLEIRLDVPGVRAADIDIVFADSVLLIAGQKLPHTCEHADAGFHMAERAFGRFARAIRVDGAFDAGRAAATLNAGELRVTLPRIEERRGAQIRIPIR
- the amrB gene encoding AmmeMemoRadiSam system protein B, yielding MPSNSIRPAAVAGTWYPGSAGALVRDVDEYVAAAGAAPRGTVHGIIAPHAGLMFSGPVGAHAYKAAAAAGPFDTVVLLGPSHFVGFDGIAVYPSGAFDTPIGPAPIDAALAQEILDASPVVQALPQAHGREHSLEMQLPFVRRLLPDAAIVPLLMAYQTRETIEACADVLARIGAGRRVLLVASTDLSHYLPARAAMEHDARVQDCVRAFDPERLLGLFEQYPEGERGRFVACGGGPAIAVMLAARSRGAREGRVLKYMHSGEISGDNSGVVGYLAAAMGTFSDVH
- the xseB gene encoding exodeoxyribonuclease VII small subunit — protein: MDPTIKDFESAIAELETIVKTLEDGDLALEKSLALFERGVALSRFCHAKLEEAERRVEILNDRGEIKPAPASLAGDDRSR
- a CDS encoding deoxyribonuclease IV yields the protein MPRLGAHLSIAGGLPRAVDRAEASGCTALQIFTKSAGQWRARALPPDEIALFKRRVRQTGIKPVVAHNSYLINLAAADPALRARSIESLCDELDRAEALGLDGLVMHPGAFTSGTEAEGLRLIADGLARILDARPDARTRILLEHTAGQGTNLGHRFEHLAEIIERLHGSRRIGVCLDTCHLIAAGYDITSAAGYDETFRQFGRIVGLARLKAFHLNDSKKPCGSRVDRHEHIGKGCLGLDPFRRILNDPRFAKLPMLLETPKVDTAATRRASDVDPLDRMNLDALRRLLQPPKTTAAKR
- the gatA gene encoding Asp-tRNA(Asn)/Glu-tRNA(Gln) amidotransferase subunit GatA; the encoded protein is MSLPDNACEIRAAVAAGTLSAVEVCRDALARIARTDARLHAFLHVDEAGALARAEALDRDRPANAPLLGVPVALKDNICTAGVRTTAASRVLESYVPPYSAAVVERLERAGAVVIGKTNCDEFAMGSSTEHSAFGPTRNPWADDRIPGGSSGGSAVAVAAGMVPLALGSETGGSIRQPAALCGVLGLKPTYGRVSRYGLIAFGSSLDQIGPMARSTRDLAALFGVIAGADPRDSTTAANPVPDYAERLDGDLSGLRVGVPSALLAQGVEPGVRGAFDAGVRALEAAGAVVRDVTLPHASLAIPVYYLVANAEASSNLARFDGVRYGTRADSATLHDVYYRSRARFGAEVKRRIMIGTFVLSAGYYDAYYVKAQQVRALIRQDYDRAFAEVDAVALPTSPTTAFRLGERTEDPLQMYLADVFTAAANLAGLPAISVPCGLTPERLPVGLQLTARPFDEPSLFRAAQAIESRLPMPRPPTVG
- a CDS encoding TIGR00282 family metallophosphoesterase; its protein translation is MRILFVGDIFGKPGREIARRAIPALIERESLDYVIANVENAAAGFGITGDIADTILGYGVDAMTTGNHVWDKKEVLDYIPRQPKLLRPANFPAAAPGRGSHLGRTRSGEAIGVINVMGRIFMQPLDDPFAVVLREIDALRAKARVIIVDFHAEATSEKIAMGWHLDGRVTGVFGTHTHVQTADERILPKGTAYLTDAGMTGPHDSIIGVTTEIALSRFVTGLPAKFESATGPGRLNGVIVTADLATGRATSIQRLTLSTADVDALAPQTAGR
- the xseA gene encoding exodeoxyribonuclease VII large subunit, which encodes MDLFDIPFEEEDEPVREAAPPPVRRVYTVSELTSGIRALVESTFGEVWIEGEISNCKVWNTGHMYFTLKDGAAQIKAVMFRTAVRYLRFKPEDGLHVVARGRLSVYEPKGEYQIVCEHMEPHGLGALQLAFDQLKKKLQAEGLFDRARKRPLPALPRRIGIVTSLDGAALRDILKVLRRRAPNASVLIRPARVQGDDAAADVATALRMIAREPGVDVIIVGRGGGSIEDLWAFNEERVARAIVRSPVPVVSAVGHETDVTIADFVADLRAPTPSAAAEMVVAAKDEFCSRIERLTGRLDAAARADLQRRRTTVHVLGSRRGLAGFHARLALRGRHAAELTHALRHAVRASLDGRARSYRLLRQRLEQRDLARHLASMRARLTAGRGRLTAAAGRDRHRADARFRALAGRLENLSPLAVLGRGYAVCWNADKTAIVRSAASVSPGETVQITLASGEIAATVERRSPE
- a CDS encoding DNA-directed RNA polymerase subunit omega; this encodes MTDESQGVDPVAEAAPDLAPVITSRFLFVDVAAQRAKQLRRGALPRVERHPAGPHKLERLAMEEVRQQVIQYTVPPGFLGKGTV